In the genome of Longimicrobium sp., the window ACTTCTCGACGGAAAGGGCCGGCCTGCGCAGGTTCGTCCGCTGAGCCCGAGCCGCGGCGTACACCAACTCCGGATCGACAGCCATCAACCGGAGAACGAAGGCATCCGGGTGCTCGACCTCGACACCGTAGCGCGAAACAACCGAGATCGGGAAATCCTTGATGTCCGCCGTGACGATGATCGCGGCCTTCGTTTCGATCGCGGCGGCGAGTACGTGGCGGTCGTCCGGGTCGGGAAGCTGAAGTGCGGGGATGTGGCGCTCGTAGCCTTCCACCACTGCTCCAGGAACGACCTCCTCCATCATTGCCCGCGTTCGCAGCAGGTGCTGGAGGGAAAGGTCGGGACGGTTCTCCAGGAGGTTCGTGATCCACTCGTCCTGGATCGTTTTCGTCCAGCGTGCACCGACGAGTCCCGCGCGGGCCAAGCGGATCAGAAGGTCGCGAATAGGGGCAGGGTAGAGGACGTTCGCGTCGTAGACCGCAACGACGGGGCTGCGGTCAGGTATATCCCAATCCGAGTTCCTGCGCTTGCGCGACGAGCTGCTCATATGCCCGGTCTGCCTCCGCATCCATGCGGGCCTTGTATTCCAGCACATCGGCCAGGCGAACGCGGCGGTGCGTTCCGGCCTTGCTGAAGGGAATCTTCCCGGACTCCAACAGCTTCACGAGATAGGGCCTGGAGACGTTCAGCACATCCGCCGCTTTCTGCGTTGAAACCAGCCGGTCGACAGGATTTAGGGCGATGGAGCGGCCCTGGGCGAGCTCGTGCAGAATGAGCCCGAGCATCCGGAAAGCCACCCCGGGAATCGTAACCTCCTCCGCATCCCGGTCCTGCCCCACGGTGACGGTTACCGCCCCCGCGCCCCCGCCCTTGAACCGGCTCAGCTTCGACGAGCTGTTTTGCGCGAGGCGCACGTCCTCGTCGCTCGGACGGATCGGCTCCATGAGCAGTTCGGTCGCGGATGCCATTATCGTTTCGCTTCTAAGTGGCGGGGCAACGATCGATCAACAGTAGCATCCATTCGAAATAAACGCAACGGCCATTACGGCACGTTCCGCCGCAGCTCGTCCAGCCAGACGGTGGCCTCGGAGTCGCTGGGGGCGCGCCAGTCGCCGCGGGGAGAGAGCGAGCCGCCGGAGCCCACCTTGGGCCCGTTGGGCATCGCCGAGCGCTTGAACTGGCTGGTCTTGAAGAACCGCCACAGGAACACCTCCATCCACCGCTTGATGGTGGCCAGGTCGTACTGGTTGCGGCGCTCCTCGGGCAGCAGTTCCGGCCACGGGCCGCGCGCGCGGTCTCCCCAGGCGTGGTGCGCCAGGAAGGCCACCTTGCTGGGTCGGAAGCCGTAGCGCGTGATGTAGTAGAGGTTGAAGTCCTGCAGCTCGTACGGGCCGATCTTCTGCTGCGTGCTCTGCGCGGGGCCCTCGCCCGGCTCGCCTTCGCCCGCGGGCACCAGCTCGGGCGAGATCTCGGTGTCCAGGATGGACTGCAGCACCCGGTTGGTGTCGGCGTCGAACTGCCCGGTGTCGATGACCCAGCGGATCAGGTACTGGATCATGGTCTTGGGCACCGACGCGTTGACGTTGTAGTGCGACATGTGGTCGCCCACGCCGTAGGTGGCCCAGCCCAGCGCCAGCTCGCTCAGGTCTCCCGTGCCCAGCACCAGCCCGTCGTTGAAGTTGGCCAGCCGGAACAGGTGCGAGGTGCGCTCGCCCGCCTGCACGTTCTCGAACGTCACGTCGTACACCGGCTCGCCCTCGGCGTACGGGTGGCCGATGTCGCGCAGCATCTGCATGCAGCTGGGCCGGATGTCGATCTCCGCCGCGGTGATGCCCAACCCCTTCATCAGCGCATGGGCGTTCCCCTTCGTGGAGTCGCTGGTGGCGAACCCCGGCATGGTGTAGCCCAGGATGTTGGTGCGCGGCAGCCCCAGCCGGTCCATCGTCCGCGCCGCCACGATCAGCGCCTGCGTGCTGTCGAGCCCGCCCGACACGCCGATGACGATCTTCTGGATCCCCGTGGCCGCCAGGCGCTTCATCAACCCGTGCACCTGGATGTTGTACGCCTCGTAGCAGCGGGCGTCGCGCTCGGCGGCGATGTCGGGCACGTACGGAAAGCGCCCGACGTCGCGCCGCAGCGGCATTTCGCCTTCCGGCACCTGGAAGTGGAACGGGACGCGGCGGATGGACGACACCCGCTCGCCCGCGTCGCCCGCGGCCTCGCGAAAGGTGTTCATCCGCGACCGCTCCTGGGCCAGCCGGTCCAGGTCCACGTCGGCGATGATCACCTGCTCCTCATCGTCGAAGCGCTGCGACTCGCGGAGCAGGTCGTTGTGCTCGTAGATCAGCGCGTGCCCGTCCCACGCCAGGTCGGTGGTGGATTCGCCCGGGCCGGCGGCGGAGTACAGGTACGCGCAGATGCAGCGGCCGCTCTGCGTGGCGCACAGGTCGCGGCGGTACTCGGCCTTGCCTACGGTGATGTTGCTGGCCGACAGGTTGGCGATCACCGTGGCGCCGGCGAGCGCGGCGTAGCTGCTGGGCGGAATGGGCGTCCAGACGTCTTCGCACACCTCCACGTTCAGCACGAAGTTCTCGACGTTCTCGGCCTCGAACACCAGGTCGTTGCCGAAGGGCACCGAGTTGCCCGCGAGCGTCACGTGGTCGAAGTCGGCGTCGCGGGCCGCGCTGAACCAGCGGCGCTCGTAGAACTCCCGGTAGTTGGGCAGGTACGATTTGGGCGCGATGCCAAGGACCTGCCCGCGGTAGATGACGACACCGCAGTTGAAGATGCGCCCGTGGAAGCGCAGCGGCGCGCCGACGACCAGCACCGGCGTCATCCCGATGCTCTCCATCACCAGCTCGCGGATGGCGTCGTCCACCGCCTCGAGCAGCGCGTCCTGCTGAAACAGGTCTTCGCAGCTGTAGGCCGAGATGCCCAGCTCGGGGAAAAGGGCCACCGCCGCGCCCGCGTCAGACGCGCGCCACGCCAGCTCCAGCGTGTGCCCGACGTTGAACGCGGGGTCGGCCACGCGGACGGCGGGGACGCAGACGGCCACGCGGACGAACCCGTGGGAGTAGATGGAATGGAACGGTGCGCGCATTCGGTTCTCCGCGGTCGCTGGAACGGCCCTGCGCCACAGGATAGCCAACGGCGGGGGCGCAGGCGAGGGGAGGCGGTGTCCCCGGCCCCTCCCCGCACAACCTACGTGGCGAGAGGGGAGAACTTCGAGCGGATCAGCCGGGCTCAGCGCGTCCGCGGCGCCCCCCATCCTCAACCCTTCCCCCGCAAACTGCGCGGGGGAAGGGGGCCAGCCCGGTGCGTGTCAACGGGTGCCGAGCAGAGACCCGCGGGCGAGAGGACGATAGGTAGCACTCCGGACGATGGCGGGCGCACCCGTCGCGCCGTGCTCGAGGCGCCCCGTTCCGATCACGCGGGGGGCGGAGCCGGTGGGATAAGCTGGTAGATGCGCACGCGGCTGTGGGCATTGGGGGCGGAGGGCTCCACGCGCTCGTCCACCTGCTCCGCGCGCCACCCGCGGTCCTGGATCATCCCCAGGAACTCGCCCGCGTACACCCGCCCGGGATCGGCAACCAGCACGGTGCCGCCGGGCGCGGTGACGCGGGGAAGCAGGTTCGCCAGCAGCGACGCGTTGCGCTGCTCGTACAGCACGTCGGCCGCGACCACCAGGCCGTATCCCTCGTCCTCCGGGGGGTGGCGCCAGTCCAGCAGGGTGGTTTGCAGCGGGGCCAGGCCGTTGCGCGAGGCGTTGGCGCGGGCGAACCGCAGCGCCTCGTCGTACCAGTCCGTCGCCAGCACGTCCGCGCCCAGGTGGCGCAGGGCCAGCGAGGGCAGCGCGACGCCGCACCCCAGCTCCAGCACGCGCACGCCCGCGTACGTCCGCCCCCCGTCCAGCAGGTGCGCCGTTAGGCCCCGGGCGGACGGCCACAGCTCGGCCCAGTACGGCAGCCGCTCGTCGAAGGCGAACTCGCCCTCGTCGATCAACTCGTCGGCGGCGCTGGGAAGGATCAGCGACGCTTCCCATCCCCCGTGCGCGTACCGCTCTTCGCGCACCTCGTAGCGCGCCCGCAGCTCCGCCTCCAGTCCACCCGTCATCCCGCTCCCTTCCTTGCTCCCCCGCCGCGCCGGGGCGTACGTTCCACCAGTCCCGGTGAAGCTCGCCGGGCCGCGCCCCCCGGTCAACCGCGCCTCCGTACCCCGACTTCCATGCCCCGGCGCAAGCCGTTCGAAGGCCGGCTGAGACGCGCCCTGCTGCTGTTCAGCGTGCTTCCCTCGCTGGCGCTGGTGGGGCTGGGCACGTACGCCCTGTCGCGCACGGTGCAGCTGACCGACTCGCTGGGGGCGTGGGAGCGCGTAGGCGCCAGCGGCAGCGAGCTGCTGACCCGCGCCGAGGCGTCGGGCGACACGGCGCTGGCCCGCGCGGCCATCCTGCACCGCGCGGAACTGGAGCAGTCCATCACCAACGCGCGCCGGTGGGACTTCGTGCTCAACCGCGCGCTGACGCTCATCCCCATCGCCGGCGTGATCATCGGCGCCCTGCTGGCGGCGCTGGCGCTGCGCGCGTCGCGGGACATTGGGAGGCGGCTCTCACGGCCCGTGGGCGAACTGGCCGGCTGGGCGGCGATGGTGGCGCGCCGCGAGCCCCTTCCCGCCCCCAGCGGTCGCGCGACCTCCGACGAGTTCGCCGTTCTGCGCAACGCCTTCCGCCGCATGGCCGCCGAGCTGGAATCCTCGCGCGAGCGCGACCTGGAGGCGGAGCGCGCACGCACCTGGGTGGGCGTGGCGCGGCGGGTGGCGCACGAGCTGAAGAACCCGCTGACGCCCATGCGCTTCGCCCTGCGCACGCTGCAGCGCGCCACGCCGGAGCGCGAGGACGCGCGCGAGGCGCTGGAGGTGCTCGCCGCCGAGTCTGCCCGGCTGGAAGAGCTGGCCCGCACCTTCGCCCAGCTGGGCCGCATGCCCGAGGGGCCGCCCAGCGAGGTGGACCTGCGCGAGATGCTGGAATACCTGCTGCGCACGCACCTGCCCGCCGAGGTGCAGGGCACCCTCGACGCGCCGGGCGACCTTACCTCGATTACGGGCCACCACGACCCGCTCTCCCGCGCCTTCGCCAACCTGCTGCTGAACGCGGGGGACGCGGTGCAGGGCGGCCGGGGCACGCGGGTGACCGTGGACGTGCGCACCGCCGACAGCCACGTGGAGGTGCGGGTGCTGGACGACGGGCCCGGGATTGCGCCCGGCATCATCGACCGCGTGTGGGAGCCGGACTTCACCACCAAGTCCCGCGGCACGGGGCTCGGCCTCTCCCTCGTTCGCCAGACGGTGCAGGCGCACGGCGGCCGCGTCTGGGCGCGCAATCGTTCCGAGGGCGGCGCGGAGTTCGGCGTGGCGCTGCCGCTGGCCGGCGACGACGATCCGCGCGCGGCGCTGAAGGACTGGGCCGAATGACGGTGAGCCGTCCCGAATCTCCAACACAGCGTCCTCGCATATCGTGGTGGAAGCTCGCCGTGCAGGTCGTCGTGCTCGTCGCGGCGGCGTTCGCGCTTAGCTTCTGGATGCAGACGGTGCACCTTCGCTCGCTCGTGCGGCCCGACATTCCGGGTCTTCCGCAGCCGGAGATGCGCGACCTGATGAAAGTCGGGCTGCTGGACCTGGCCGTCCGCACCGCCCTGCGTGCGCTGCTGATCGGTGCAGTGCCCGCCGCGCTGGTGCTGCTGGCGCCCAGTCTGCGCGGGCGCTGGTCGGCGCGCGTGGTGCTCGTGTGGGCCACCGCGACGCTGGCCGTCCTCGGCGTGATGGCGCTGACGCTTTGACTGTACGTCAGGTGACGGGATTCATGAGTCCCAGCCCTGAAATCCACCGAAAATCCGCGACGTTGCGCGTCACCAGCGTCTGCCCATGGACGAGCGCCGTCGCTGCGATGATGCTGTCGCCCAGCCGCATCTTCCGAGTTTGGCGCAAGCGGACGGCCTGCTTCATCACCGGCCGCGTTAGGCGAAGCATCTTCCACTCTCGAAAAAAAGCCTTCAGCTCAGCTTTTTCCTGAGCTTCAATCCGGGCGAAACCCAGGGCTTCGACATAGCTGACGACGGACACCACTGGCTTCTGCTTCTCGATCAGTTCGCGTAAAGCGTAATACTCCGGGTTGGCCGCGTAGATAATGATGTTCGTGTCCAGCAGCATCAGTCCTCCCGTCCAGGCAGCGTGCGTTCATCCCGGATCTCACGCTGCCACGCTGCCGGATCGGGGATCGATGCGATCCCTCCAGCTTGGGCGATTTCCTCGAGAGCGGACACAGCATCCTTCAGTCGCGCGGCGTGTTGCTCAACAGTTTCACCCGACTTGTGGTCGCGCTTGCGGCTCATCGGATCCTTCGTTGCCGTCGTGGGTGACACCTTGCCCATCAGTAATCTCGTCCGGGTAGTGGGCGGTCCTCACGGATTTCCCGCTGCCACTCGCCAGGATCTTTGATGTGGCGGAATCCCCCACGCTGGGCGATGCGCTCCAGCGCGGCCACGGCCCTCCGTACCCTTGCAGCTGCCTCCTCGGGCGTTTCATTTCGCCGCCCGGCACGCATACGGGCGATCGGGCGGTCAGCCGCCGGGGCCGACCTGTCGTTCGATTCCGGTTCGATGGTGCTCACCGTGATTCCTCGGGTTCCCGTTGTACGAGCCGGGGATCTTCCGCGGCTCAAAATCTGGACAGGCGGAAGATGATGGCCGAGTGTCCGTTTGTCTACGGGGTCGTTTGCGCCAGCAGCCGAACAGGCATGTTCGCCCTCAGGCGGAAAATGGACGGGGGCTGGCCGTAAGACGTCCTTGAGGAAACCTTGTGGCGGGGAGGGCGTAGAACGCCGCTTCCCGGTGCACGCGAACGCTTCCCGGTTCCCACGCGCATGGCCGCCACCATCCTGATCGTCGACGACGAGCCGAACATCCGCCGGATGCTGGGCAGCCTTCTGCGCGCCGAGGGCTACCGCACCCGCGAGGCGGGCACCGGCCGCGGCGCCGTGGCCGAGGTGCAGGGCGAGGAGCCCGACGCCGTGCTGATGGACCTGTACATGGGCGAGGGCGACTCGGGGCTCGACGTGCTTCCGCGGATCAAGGAGGCCGCGCCCGACCTGCCGGTGGTGATGATGAGCGGCCGCGCGTCCCTTGCCGACGCGGTGAAGGCCACGCGGCTGGGCGCCTTTCACTTCATCGAAAAGCCCCTCTCGCCCGAGGCGGTGCTGCTTACGCTGGGCTCGGCGCTGGAGCTGCGGAAGACGCGCGAGCTGAACCGCGCCCTGCGGGCCGAGCTGGGCGACGGGGAGGAGATGGTGGGGCAGAGCGCAGCGGTGGACCGCGTGCGCCAGATGATCGAGCGGGTGGCGCCCACCGATGCGCGGGTGCTGATCACCGGCGAGTCGGGAACGGGCAAGGAAGTGGCGGCCTCGGCCATCCACCGCCTTTCGCGCCGCGTCGCGGGGCCGCTGGTGAAGCTGAACTGCGCCGCCATCCCCAGGGACCTGGTGGAGTCGGAGATGTTCGGCCACGAGCGCGGCGCGTTCACCGGCGCCGTAGACCGGCGGCGCGGCCGGTTCGAACTGGCCAGCGGCGGAACGCTGTTCCTGGACGAGATCGGCGACCTGAGCTCCGAGGCGCAGGCCAAGCTGCTGCGCGCGCTGGAAGCCGGGCAGATCGAGCGGGTGGGCGGCACCGAGCCCATCGCCGTGGACGTGCGGGTGCTGGCGGCGACGAACAAGGACCTTCGCGCGGAGATCTCCGCGGGGCGCTTTCGCGAAGACCTGTTCTTTCGCCTTCACGTCATTCCGCTTCACCTGCCGCCGCTGCGCGAGCGCCCGGGCGACGTGCCGCTGCTGGTGGAGCACTTCGTGGCCCGCAACCGCCGCCGCCACGGGCTCACGCCGCCGCGCCTTTCCCCGGGCGCCATGGAGGCGCTGTCGCGCCACCCCTGGCCGGGCAACGTGCGTGAGCTGGCCAACATCCTGGAGCGCATCAGCATCCTGTTCGCGGGAACCGAGGTGGGGCCGGCGGAGATCCGCTCCGTGCTGGCCGGCGCCGCGCCCGTGGAGGGAGAGATGGCGGCCTACCGCGACGACGACCCACGCCCGCTTCCCGATCGGCTGGACGCCTACGAGCGCCTGCTGCTGTCCGGCGCGCTGGACGCCGCCGAGGGGAGCGTAGCCGAGGCGGCGCGCCGCCTGAAGACCGACCGCGCCAACCTGTACCGCCGCATGCGCCGCCTGGACATCCTCCGGTGACGTCCGAACGCCGCGGCCCATCCACTCCTGGAGAACTTCTGATGCGCATTCCCGCGCTGCTGATCGCCGCCCTGGCGCTGGCCGCCGCGCCCGTCCGGGCGCAGGAGGGGGCTCCCCTGCCCCCCGAGGTGGCCCGGCGGATCACCGCCGTCCTGAACGCCCCCGGCACCGACCGCCGCAGCGGCGACGCGGCGCTGGCCGCCGGCGACTCCGTGGCGGGCAGCCTGGCCGTGGTGGATGGCGACCTGGCGCTGGCCGGCCGCGTGTCGGGCGACGTGGTGGTGGTGAACGGCGGGCTGGAGCTGCGCCCCGGCGCCCACGTCGGCGGCCAGGTGATCGTCGTCGGCGGGCGGGTGCGGGTGGATCCGGACGCGCACGTGGCCGGCAGGGTGGTGGCGTTTCCCGCGGCCGTGCCGTACTGCCGCCTGGGCACGTACATCGACCTGGACCCCGCGGGCTGCGGCGGCGGCCCCGCCGCCCCGGCCGCGAGCCCGGTGGACGTAGACGTGGTGGAGGTGCCGGCGGACACCGCCGCGGGCGAGGCCCTGGCCGCGTACCCCGAGGAGGAGAGCGGGAGCACGTCGTTCGTGGTGGACGCGGGGCGCAGCTACAACCGTGTCGAGGGGCTGCCCATCCGCTTCGGCCCGTCGCTGCGGACGGCCGGGCTCAATCCCACCCGCCTGCGCGCGCTCGCCATCGTCCGCACCGAGACGGGGGCCGAGGTGGGACCCGGGCGCTGGGGGTTCGACGCGCGGCTGGAGCAGTTCGTGGCCGGCCGCCGCGGGGTACGGGTGGGCGGGCGGGTGTACTCGCTGGTCGACCCCATCGAGGGCTGGCACCTGACCGACGTGGAGAACAGCCTGTCCACCTTCTTCCTTCACGAGGACTACCGCGACCACTACGAGCGGCAGGGGTGGAGCGCCTACGCCACCTGGGAACCGGCGGCCTCGCCGCTCTCCGCCTCGGTGGAGTACCGGCACGAGCGCCACCGCCCCGCCGCGGCGGGCAGCCCGTGGACGCTGTACCGCAACCAGGAGCCCTGGCGTCCCCAGCCGCTGGCGGCGCGCGGGCACATGGAGGCGATCGGGGCGACGCTGAGGCTCGACACGCGCAGCGAGCAATGGGACCCGTCCACAGGCTGGCACGTGAGCGCCGAGGTGGAGCACGCGCTGAAGAGCCGGCTGCGGCGGCCCTCCGCCGTGCCGGCCGCCGGCGGGGCGGAGCTGCCGGAGGTGGCGTATCCCGACGGGTGGTCCGCGGGAATGCTCGACATCCGCCGCTACAATCGCATCAGCCCCACGTCGCGGCTGAACCTGCGCGTGGCCGGCGCCGCCTCGCTCACCGGCGGAGGAGTGCCCCCGCAGCGCCAGCACGCCCTGGGAGGCGAGGGCTCGCTCCCCGGGTTCGCCCTGTACGAGCTGGACTGCCGCGCCCGGACGGGCACGGTGCGCCGGGGCGAGGCGACGTGGTATCCGCAGTACGGCTGCGACAGCTTCGCGCTCTTCCAGGTGGAGTGGCGCGGCGACCTGTTGTCGGGGATCAGCTGGACGGACCTGGGGCTGGGCGGGCAGCGTGGGGACGCCAGCAAGGGCGAGGAGTGGATGAGCCGCTTCAGCGCCGACCTGGGCTGGGTGGTGTTCGCGGACATGGGCGCCGGGTGGAGCGCCCGGGCCGAGGAAGTGGCGGCGGTGGACATCGGCGCGGGGATCACGTTCGGCCGCTTCGGCGTGTACGCGGCCATGCCGGTGGACGAAGAGCAGGGACGCGGCGGGCTGAACGTGTTCATCCGCCTGGCCCCGCGGTTTTGAGGCGCGTGCACGTCCTGGTTCGCTTCCTCTGCGCCGCGGCCCTGCTGCTGGCGCTGGCCGCCCCCGCGGGAGCGCAGTCGCGGCGTGCGCTGACCGTCGCCTCGGCCGGGGCGGCGGGGCAGTGGCGGCCGGTGATCCGCACGCCCGCCCTGCTGCGCGACGCCGGCCTGCGCCAGGCGCTGGAAAGCGGCCTGCCCCTTCGCTTTCAGATGCGGGCCGAGCTGTGGCGCAAGGGAAGCCCCTTCGACCAGCTGGTGGATGCCGAAGAGGTGTCGCGCGCCATGCTGCGCGCGCCGCTGGAGGCGGGGTACAGCATCGAGGACGGGCGCGTGGAGCGGCGCTATCCCACGCTGGCCGCGGCCGAGGCGGCACTGCAGTCGGCGTTCGCGCCGCAGCTGCGGCCGCGCTACGTGGGCCGCTACTACTACATCGTGCGGCTGGAGGTGGAAACGCTTTCGCTTTCGGACCTGGACGAGCTGCGGCGCTGGCTGCGCGGCGAGGCGGGCCCGGCGGTCACCGGCGAGCAGCCGGTGGGGCGCGCGGTGGAGCGGGGACTGAAGCGCGTGTTCGTGCGGCTGCTGGGGCTTCCCGCGCGGCGCTACACGGCGCGCACGGGGCTGTTCACCGTGCGCTGACGGCGGGCGGCTGCACGTCGAACACGCCGATGGCCCGCGGTTCGACTTCGCCGATGCTCCATCGCGTCATCGACACCTTCCACCCGTCAGCCTCCATCCTTTCCAGCAGGGGCAGGCCCGTGGCCCGGAACGGATCCGAGACCAGGAGGCGCCCGCCGGGCGCCAGGCTGGTTTCGAAGATGTGGCGCAGGTGCGGGTGCATGGCCTCGCCGTACAGGATGTCGGAGCCGATGATCCAGTCGTAGCGCGCCTCGTCGTTCCAGTCCGTCCAGTCCACCAGCCGGTGGTCGATGGAATCCATCCCGTTCCGTTCGCCGTTGCGCCTGCAGACCGACATCACCAGCTCCTGCCGGTCCGTCTGCACCACGCGCGCGCCCAGCGACGCCGCGACGATCCCCGGCAGCCCTGTCCCCGCCCCCAGCTCCAGCACCGCCCTGCCGCGAAAGTCGTCCGCCCGCTCCACCAGCTCGTGCGCCAGCGCGATGGCCGACGGCCAGAGCGCCACGCCATAGGGAAGGCGCTCCTGGAAAAAGCTGGATTCCTCGGCGTTGGTGAGCATCGCCTCGGTATGGAGCACGCTCCACCGCCGGCCGCCCAGCCCCAGCCGGTACTCGTGCAGGGGAAAGTCGCCGATGGACGTGTGGAGCACCTCGGGTTGCATCGCGGGCGAACTCATGGATTCCTGACGCTGGTCGAATCGGGTATGCGCGTGCCGTCGCGTCTACAAGATGTTTGCCGGGGCGATGACAACCGGTCTCGCACTCTCCACTCGCGTCATCTTCCCGACACCACGTAGTACTTTCTGCTCATGCCCCGAAGCCGCGCGGCGCGTAGCTTTCGCGTGCAGCGCTGGACCGGAACGGCACCCCCCCAATCCGACGAAACTGAACCGTGCACAGCATCCTCATCGTCGAAGACACGCCGGAAATCGCCGAGGCCCTGCAGCGCCACCTGGAGCGCCGGGGATACGCCACCCTCCTGGCCACCCGCGCCGCGCAGGCCCTGCCCCTGGCCTGCAGCGAGCACCCCGACCTGGTCGTCCTGGATTTGGGCCTGCCGGACCGCGACGGCTACAGCGTTCTGGAGCAGCTGCGGGAGAGGGGCAACGACGTTCCCGTGCTGATCCTTTCCGCCCGCCAGGAGGAAGCCGACAAGGTGAAGGGCTTTCGCCTGGGTGCCGACGACTACGTGACCAAGCCCTTCGGCGCGCTGGAGCTGCTGGAGCGCATCGGTGCGCTGCTGCGCCGCAGCGCGCGGCCGGCTGCGCCCGAGACCACCGCCAGCGAGACCTCGGGAGGGCTGACGGACGGCGATCTCCAGGACCGGTTCGGCCTCACGCCACAGCAGGTGGTGGTCGCCCGGCTGCTGGCGGAGGGGCTTTCCAACGCCGAGATCGCGCGGAAGCTGTTCGTCAGCGGCCACACGGCCCGGAACCACACCTACCGCGTGCTCACGAAGCTGGGCATCTCCAAGCGGGCCCGCGTGAACAGCGTCCTCCGCGGCGCCGACGCCGCATAGGCAAGGAAACGAGTGATGCTGAACGACATCCGCACCCGCGAAGACGTCGAGCGCCTGGTGGAGAGCTTCTACGCCCAGGCGACGACCGACGACACCATCGGACACCTGTTCACCGACGTGGCCCAGGTGGATTTCGTCCGGCATCTGCCGCTGATGTACGACTTCTGGGAAACGCTCCTGTTCGGCGTGCGCAAGTACAAGGGCAACGCCATGCGCGCCCACTTCGACCTGAACGAAAAGGTGCCGCTCGTCGCTGAGCACTTCCAGCGGTGGCTGCAGATCTGGGAAAGGACGGTCGACGCCCTCTTCGCGGGTGAGAACGCGGAATCGGCGAAGGACAAGGCGCGCTACATCGCGCGGTCCATCCAGCTTCGGCTGAGCGCCGCGACGGCGGCCCGCATCGAAAACGCCGGGGTGCCAGTGGGGATCGGCACTTTGCCCGTTCGGATCGCATCCCCTACCGACGTGGCAATCGTGGGCTGACCATCGTTGGGTGGAACGGCGCACGACCACTTCGCACGGGTACGCGGGAAGAGCGTGATCGGCCTGCCCGTGGAACGCGAAGGCGCCCTCGGCCATGTGGCCGAGGGCGCCGCACGCTGGGGAGATTAGCGGAGCCGGTCGATCGTCGTCGTCCGCAGGTACACCCGCTCGGGAGCGGGGGCCGCGGAGATTCCGGGGGGCACCGCCAGCAGCAGGTGAGCGACCGGGCCGCCGTCGTACCGCAGCGTCAGCGTTCCATCCACGACGGTGTAGTTGCCTGATCCGCTGGCCGGGGCCGACGCGCCGCTCCACGCCGTCCAGGCCAGCGTCCCCCGCTCGCGGAAGCGGCCGTCCGCACCCAGCGTGATCGCCATCATGGTGTCGGCGCCGCTCAGCCAGCCGTACGTGGCGCCCGGGCGCACGTCGTTCATCACGTGCATCCGACGGTAGCCCTGCGTGCTCCCCGGCTTGCGCAGCACCCCGTCGGTGCCGACGGTAAACGCCTGGGGATCCGCCG includes:
- a CDS encoding PIN domain-containing protein; translated protein: MSSSSRKRRNSDWDIPDRSPVVAVYDANVLYPAPIRDLLIRLARAGLVGARWTKTIQDEWITNLLENRPDLSLQHLLRTRAMMEEVVPGAVVEGYERHIPALQLPDPDDRHVLAAAIETKAAIIVTADIKDFPISVVSRYGVEVEHPDAFVLRLMAVDPELVYAAARAQRTNLRRPALSVEKYLANLRKVRLRRTADALEAVAHLL
- a CDS encoding helix-turn-helix domain-containing protein, with amino-acid sequence MASATELLMEPIRPSDEDVRLAQNSSSKLSRFKGGGAGAVTVTVGQDRDAEEVTIPGVAFRMLGLILHELAQGRSIALNPVDRLVSTQKAADVLNVSRPYLVKLLESGKIPFSKAGTHRRVRLADVLEYKARMDAEADRAYEQLVAQAQELGLGYT
- a CDS encoding NAD(+) synthase; this translates as MRAPFHSIYSHGFVRVAVCVPAVRVADPAFNVGHTLELAWRASDAGAAVALFPELGISAYSCEDLFQQDALLEAVDDAIRELVMESIGMTPVLVVGAPLRFHGRIFNCGVVIYRGQVLGIAPKSYLPNYREFYERRWFSAARDADFDHVTLAGNSVPFGNDLVFEAENVENFVLNVEVCEDVWTPIPPSSYAALAGATVIANLSASNITVGKAEYRRDLCATQSGRCICAYLYSAAGPGESTTDLAWDGHALIYEHNDLLRESQRFDDEEQVIIADVDLDRLAQERSRMNTFREAAGDAGERVSSIRRVPFHFQVPEGEMPLRRDVGRFPYVPDIAAERDARCYEAYNIQVHGLMKRLAATGIQKIVIGVSGGLDSTQALIVAARTMDRLGLPRTNILGYTMPGFATSDSTKGNAHALMKGLGITAAEIDIRPSCMQMLRDIGHPYAEGEPVYDVTFENVQAGERTSHLFRLANFNDGLVLGTGDLSELALGWATYGVGDHMSHYNVNASVPKTMIQYLIRWVIDTGQFDADTNRVLQSILDTEISPELVPAGEGEPGEGPAQSTQQKIGPYELQDFNLYYITRYGFRPSKVAFLAHHAWGDRARGPWPELLPEERRNQYDLATIKRWMEVFLWRFFKTSQFKRSAMPNGPKVGSGGSLSPRGDWRAPSDSEATVWLDELRRNVP
- a CDS encoding class I SAM-dependent methyltransferase, with the translated sequence MTGGLEAELRARYEVREERYAHGGWEASLILPSAADELIDEGEFAFDERLPYWAELWPSARGLTAHLLDGGRTYAGVRVLELGCGVALPSLALRHLGADVLATDWYDEALRFARANASRNGLAPLQTTLLDWRHPPEDEGYGLVVAADVLYEQRNASLLANLLPRVTAPGGTVLVADPGRVYAGEFLGMIQDRGWRAEQVDERVEPSAPNAHSRVRIYQLIPPAPPPA
- a CDS encoding HAMP domain-containing sensor histidine kinase, which codes for MPRRKPFEGRLRRALLLFSVLPSLALVGLGTYALSRTVQLTDSLGAWERVGASGSELLTRAEASGDTALARAAILHRAELEQSITNARRWDFVLNRALTLIPIAGVIIGALLAALALRASRDIGRRLSRPVGELAGWAAMVARREPLPAPSGRATSDEFAVLRNAFRRMAAELESSRERDLEAERARTWVGVARRVAHELKNPLTPMRFALRTLQRATPEREDAREALEVLAAESARLEELARTFAQLGRMPEGPPSEVDLREMLEYLLRTHLPAEVQGTLDAPGDLTSITGHHDPLSRAFANLLLNAGDAVQGGRGTRVTVDVRTADSHVEVRVLDDGPGIAPGIIDRVWEPDFTTKSRGTGLGLSLVRQTVQAHGGRVWARNRSEGGAEFGVALPLAGDDDPRAALKDWAE
- a CDS encoding type II toxin-antitoxin system VapC family toxin encodes the protein MLLDTNIIIYAANPEYYALRELIEKQKPVVSVVSYVEALGFARIEAQEKAELKAFFREWKMLRLTRPVMKQAVRLRQTRKMRLGDSIIAATALVHGQTLVTRNVADFRWISGLGLMNPVT
- a CDS encoding sigma-54 dependent transcriptional regulator, which gives rise to MAATILIVDDEPNIRRMLGSLLRAEGYRTREAGTGRGAVAEVQGEEPDAVLMDLYMGEGDSGLDVLPRIKEAAPDLPVVMMSGRASLADAVKATRLGAFHFIEKPLSPEAVLLTLGSALELRKTRELNRALRAELGDGEEMVGQSAAVDRVRQMIERVAPTDARVLITGESGTGKEVAASAIHRLSRRVAGPLVKLNCAAIPRDLVESEMFGHERGAFTGAVDRRRGRFELASGGTLFLDEIGDLSSEAQAKLLRALEAGQIERVGGTEPIAVDVRVLAATNKDLRAEISAGRFREDLFFRLHVIPLHLPPLRERPGDVPLLVEHFVARNRRRHGLTPPRLSPGAMEALSRHPWPGNVRELANILERISILFAGTEVGPAEIRSVLAGAAPVEGEMAAYRDDDPRPLPDRLDAYERLLLSGALDAAEGSVAEAARRLKTDRANLYRRMRRLDILR